A portion of the Acidisoma sp. PAMC 29798 genome contains these proteins:
- a CDS encoding HlyD family type I secretion periplasmic adaptor subunit: MTLMVGVGVAACIVAGCVIKTDKVVTGEGKLVSTVPTTLVQPLETSIVRNIYVHAGQVVHKGDLLAELDPTFTAADLKADQEQVDSFSAQVERLNAQLANRPYVPSVINGQSAMQLASYNQLQSQYHAGVQNFDQQIASLQATYQQAVGDVQQYSQRLALAANVEAMRSQLQQMQVGSRLDSLAAADTRLSIAGNLADANAQARKAQGDIASIEAQREAFIQQWFSNLSQQLQVAGNSLATAQQSLTKDTKIHQLVDIRADRDAVVLTLAHVSVGSVLQSGQQFISLTPLNAPLQVDANLDGSVSGFVAPGNPVDIKLSSLPFTMYGDLKGKVTSISADSFDPADVGSGAVSDVNGTAPTSLFYRAHIEIDGNELHNLPPGFVLTPGMPVDADVKIGKRTIMEYLAKRVLPAFTTGMREPN; this comes from the coding sequence GTGACGCTGATGGTGGGCGTAGGCGTGGCCGCCTGCATCGTCGCCGGTTGCGTTATCAAGACGGACAAGGTTGTCACGGGCGAAGGCAAACTTGTGTCCACCGTTCCGACGACGCTGGTGCAACCGCTCGAGACGTCAATCGTGCGCAATATCTATGTGCACGCGGGTCAGGTGGTTCATAAAGGGGATCTGCTGGCTGAGTTGGACCCGACCTTCACTGCGGCCGACCTGAAAGCCGATCAGGAACAGGTCGACAGTTTTTCCGCGCAGGTCGAACGGCTCAATGCTCAGCTGGCAAACCGGCCCTATGTCCCCAGCGTCATTAATGGCCAGTCGGCAATGCAACTCGCCAGCTACAACCAATTGCAGTCCCAGTATCACGCGGGTGTCCAAAACTTCGACCAGCAGATCGCGAGTCTTCAGGCGACCTATCAACAGGCTGTCGGGGATGTTCAGCAATATTCGCAGCGGCTCGCTCTAGCGGCGAATGTCGAGGCGATGAGAAGCCAATTGCAGCAGATGCAGGTCGGCAGCCGGCTCGACTCCCTCGCGGCCGCCGATACCCGATTGAGCATCGCCGGAAATCTGGCCGACGCCAATGCCCAGGCTCGCAAGGCCCAGGGTGATATCGCCTCGATTGAAGCGCAGCGTGAGGCTTTCATTCAGCAGTGGTTCTCCAACCTCTCCCAGCAGCTTCAGGTCGCCGGAAATTCGCTCGCAACCGCGCAGCAGAGCCTGACCAAGGACACCAAAATTCATCAGCTGGTCGATATACGCGCAGATAGGGATGCCGTGGTGCTGACCCTTGCGCATGTATCCGTGGGTTCGGTTCTGCAGAGTGGGCAGCAGTTTATCAGCCTGACACCGCTCAATGCGCCGCTGCAGGTTGACGCAAACCTCGATGGCAGCGTGTCAGGGTTTGTGGCACCCGGCAATCCCGTGGATATCAAACTCTCATCTCTGCCTTTTACAATGTATGGCGACTTGAAGGGTAAGGTCACGTCGATCAGTGCCGATTCGTTTGACCCAGCGGATGTCGGGTCTGGCGCCGTATCGGACGTCAATGGCACCGCACCCACAAGCCTCTTCTATCGTGCCCATATCGAAATTGACGGAAACGAGTTGCACAACCTGCCGCCTGGCTTTGTTCTGACGCCGGGCATGCCGGTCGACGCCGACGTGAAGATCGGTAAGCGGACGATTATGGAATACTTGGCCAAGCGCGTTCTTCCGGCCTTCACGACCGGAATGCGTGAGCCGAACTAA
- a CDS encoding peptidase domain-containing ABC transporter — MNEFDPSASGHINETSVSREPGLHTWLVGALAIARYHGIDLDPTTFRIDPTTPVPSPAALVEWLREQGLWAKAIRMKWQQLMRLESAGPVMLLMKDGGAVLMVEVDPARNLVFVKEPTMSGGGVSVPVDELRLSQVWEGEVLLIRPQRGDNDQDVPLSFGFLTKLVMAERHLLRSIAFASLIITILTIAPILVVYSAIQRIIEYHSMSTLTLVCIIMLVVVLFDALIEHARGNLLQVVSTRIDAKIQLFVFKRLVSLPLDYFERTQLGIIGSAIGKINTIREFITGRLLTTFIDGIMLAILLPLLFFMNATLAWTIVAAAGLIMLIIACFLRPLRELTGKVAGAESRKFSVLIETLHGIKTVKSLALESVRYSQWDENVAQAGDLRLKAGRLALWPQTLTIPLQRYCQYGVMLLGAYMAMVSKNEAEIGSLMAFSMLSMRVASPLVSFAKLMQDFEDVRATMGEVQAVINTPPEIRGIDRGLRPNFAGAIEFDSVFFTYNGSVRPALDDVNFSVPAGTMLGLVGRSGSGKSTITRLLQGISRDYMGFVKIDGVELRSINLRHLRRNFGVVLQENFLFRGSIRDNIIGGRAGLTMEDVVRAARLAGAEEFIERMPAGYDTFIQEGSPNLSGGQRQRLAIARAVITDPRLMILDEATSALDPESEALVNANLKRIGAGRTMVIVSHRLSSLVDCNAIIVMDRGTVLDVGTHAELVERCPVYRMLWLQQNRHITDNQGNPRHGSPTPVLAQGD; from the coding sequence ATGAACGAGTTTGATCCCTCGGCCTCCGGGCACATCAACGAGACATCGGTCAGCCGGGAACCCGGCCTTCATACCTGGCTTGTCGGCGCGCTGGCGATCGCCCGCTATCACGGCATCGATCTCGATCCCACGACCTTCCGCATTGATCCCACCACGCCCGTGCCGTCACCGGCCGCGCTGGTCGAATGGCTTCGGGAGCAGGGGCTTTGGGCCAAGGCCATCCGCATGAAATGGCAGCAGCTCATGCGGCTGGAATCGGCTGGCCCGGTCATGCTCCTCATGAAGGATGGCGGCGCCGTCCTGATGGTCGAGGTTGATCCGGCCCGAAATCTGGTCTTCGTCAAAGAGCCTACCATGAGTGGGGGCGGTGTCTCTGTTCCCGTGGATGAGTTGCGGCTGTCCCAGGTCTGGGAAGGCGAAGTGCTTCTTATTCGCCCTCAACGGGGTGACAACGACCAGGACGTTCCGCTGAGCTTCGGCTTTCTCACGAAGCTTGTTATGGCGGAGAGACATCTTCTGCGCAGCATTGCCTTCGCCTCCCTGATCATCACCATCCTGACGATCGCGCCTATTCTGGTCGTCTATTCTGCGATCCAGCGCATCATCGAATATCACAGCATGAGCACCCTGACGCTCGTGTGTATTATCATGCTGGTGGTTGTGCTGTTCGATGCCTTGATCGAGCATGCGCGCGGCAATTTGCTGCAGGTCGTATCGACCCGGATCGATGCAAAGATTCAGCTTTTCGTCTTCAAGCGGCTGGTGTCCCTGCCCCTCGACTATTTCGAGCGCACGCAGCTCGGCATCATCGGCAGCGCCATCGGCAAGATCAATACGATCCGCGAATTCATCACCGGCCGGCTGCTGACGACATTCATTGACGGCATTATGCTGGCGATCTTGCTCCCGCTGCTCTTCTTCATGAATGCGACGCTGGCCTGGACGATCGTCGCGGCGGCAGGCCTGATCATGCTGATCATCGCCTGCTTCCTGCGCCCCCTGCGGGAACTGACCGGCAAGGTGGCGGGCGCGGAATCGCGTAAATTCTCTGTCTTGATCGAAACCCTTCACGGCATCAAAACCGTCAAGTCACTGGCCCTCGAATCGGTGCGCTACAGCCAGTGGGACGAGAATGTGGCGCAAGCCGGCGATCTCCGCCTCAAGGCCGGCCGGCTCGCACTTTGGCCGCAGACCCTGACCATTCCGTTGCAGCGCTACTGCCAATATGGCGTCATGCTGTTGGGGGCTTATATGGCCATGGTCTCCAAGAACGAGGCCGAAATCGGCTCCCTGATGGCCTTCTCGATGCTGTCGATGCGGGTGGCCTCGCCCTTGGTAAGTTTTGCCAAGCTGATGCAGGATTTCGAGGATGTCCGCGCCACGATGGGCGAAGTGCAGGCCGTGATCAACACGCCGCCTGAAATCCGTGGCATCGACCGTGGCTTGCGGCCGAACTTTGCCGGCGCGATCGAGTTCGACAGCGTCTTCTTTACCTATAATGGCTCCGTTCGCCCGGCCTTGGATGACGTCAACTTCTCGGTCCCGGCTGGCACCATGCTTGGCCTTGTGGGCCGAAGCGGGTCGGGCAAGTCCACGATCACGCGCCTGCTACAAGGCATCAGCCGTGACTATATGGGCTTCGTGAAAATCGATGGCGTGGAACTTCGCTCCATCAATCTGCGCCATCTGCGTCGCAATTTCGGCGTCGTGCTGCAGGAAAACTTCCTGTTTCGTGGGTCGATCCGGGACAATATCATCGGTGGCCGCGCTGGACTGACGATGGAAGACGTTGTCCGGGCTGCGCGTTTGGCCGGTGCGGAAGAGTTCATCGAACGCATGCCGGCGGGCTATGACACCTTCATCCAGGAAGGTTCGCCTAACCTGTCCGGTGGTCAGAGGCAGCGGCTGGCGATTGCCCGCGCTGTCATCACCGACCCTCGCCTGATGATCCTCGACGAGGCGACGAGCGCACTCGATCCGGAAAGCGAGGCCTTGGTCAACGCCAACCTCAAGCGCATCGGCGCGGGGCGGACGATGGTGATCGTGTCTCATCGCTTGTCTTCGCTCGTCGATTGCAACGCCATCATCGTGATGGATCGTGGCACCGTACTCGACGTCGGCACCCATGCCGAACTCGTAGAGCGTTGCCCCGTCTACCGCATGCTGTGGCTGCAGCAGAACCGCCACATTACGGACAACCAGGGAAACCCGCGCCATGGCTCGCCGACTCCTGTCCTCGCCCAAGGCGATTGA
- the fusA gene encoding elongation factor G — protein sequence MTSTPPLGLIRNIGITAHIDAGKTTTTERILYYTGVSHRIGEVHDGNTTTDYMDQERERGITITSAAVTCEWKGHRINIIDTPGHIDFNIEVNRSLRVLDGAIFIIEGVAGVQPQSETNWRLADRYNVPRIIFINKLDRTGADFYRAFDTLKEKLDIVALPLQLPIGIEDTFIGVVDLIEMKAIIWEGGELGAAFHDAPIPEDLAERAAEARQLLLDTAVSVDNLAMEEYFEKGDVSVETLKRCIKRGAIDGTFRPVLCGTAFKNKGVQPLLDAVLDYLPSPIDVPGIKIAADEDVEDTPELAAARRVIPANPDAPFAGLAFKIINDKYGTLTFVRVYSGTLKSGDTVMNTTKDHRERIGRMFQMHADKRAEIKEVSAGDIAAFVGLKDTGTGDTLASSDDPVVLERMAFPVPVIDISVEPKTKEGVEKMTLGLQKLAGEDPSLRLKTDQETGQTILSGMGELHLEIIIDRLKREYGVDANIGAPQVAYRETISKSHTETYTHKKQSGGSGQYAEVKITFEPLERNTGVVFENKVVGGTVPREYIPAVEKGIRVQADTGVLAGFQTVDFKYTLIDGKYHDVDSSALAFEIAAKACFRDGMKKAGPIILEPIMDVEVTTPNDHVGDVVGDLNRRRGMIQNQESSGSTVIVRAHVPLKEMFGYISHLRSMTKGRASFTMQFHHYDPVPRNVADEIMAKSA from the coding sequence GTGACCAGCACCCCGCCGCTTGGCCTGATCCGAAACATCGGCATCACCGCTCATATCGACGCCGGCAAGACCACCACCACCGAGCGTATCCTCTATTACACGGGCGTCTCCCACCGGATCGGTGAGGTCCATGACGGCAATACCACGACCGATTACATGGATCAGGAGCGTGAGCGCGGCATTACCATCACCTCCGCCGCCGTGACCTGTGAGTGGAAGGGTCACCGCATCAACATCATCGACACGCCCGGCCATATCGATTTCAACATCGAAGTGAACCGTTCGCTGCGCGTTCTGGACGGTGCTATCTTCATCATCGAGGGCGTGGCGGGCGTGCAGCCCCAGTCCGAGACCAATTGGCGCCTGGCCGACCGCTATAACGTGCCGCGCATCATCTTCATCAACAAGCTGGACCGCACGGGCGCCGACTTCTACCGCGCCTTTGATACGCTGAAGGAAAAGCTCGACATCGTCGCACTGCCCTTGCAGCTGCCGATCGGCATCGAGGACACTTTCATCGGCGTCGTCGATCTGATTGAGATGAAGGCCATCATCTGGGAAGGCGGCGAGCTTGGCGCGGCCTTCCATGATGCTCCGATTCCCGAGGATCTCGCTGAACGGGCCGCCGAGGCCCGCCAGCTTCTGCTCGATACGGCCGTTTCGGTCGATAACCTGGCCATGGAAGAGTATTTCGAAAAGGGCGACGTTTCGGTCGAGACCCTGAAGCGCTGCATAAAGCGCGGCGCCATCGATGGTACGTTCCGACCGGTTCTGTGCGGCACGGCCTTCAAGAACAAGGGCGTGCAGCCCTTGCTCGACGCCGTTCTCGACTACCTGCCGTCCCCGATCGACGTGCCGGGCATCAAGATCGCCGCCGATGAAGACGTCGAAGACACCCCCGAGCTCGCGGCCGCCCGCCGCGTCATCCCGGCGAACCCCGATGCGCCCTTCGCCGGCCTCGCCTTCAAGATCATCAACGACAAATACGGCACGCTGACCTTCGTTCGCGTCTATTCGGGCACCCTGAAGTCCGGCGACACGGTCATGAACACGACCAAGGACCATCGCGAGCGGATCGGCCGTATGTTCCAGATGCATGCCGACAAGCGCGCCGAGATCAAGGAAGTGTCAGCCGGTGACATCGCGGCCTTCGTCGGCCTCAAGGATACAGGTACGGGCGACACGCTCGCCTCCTCCGATGATCCGGTGGTGCTGGAGCGCATGGCCTTCCCGGTGCCCGTGATCGATATCTCCGTCGAGCCGAAGACCAAGGAGGGCGTCGAGAAGATGACCCTCGGCCTGCAGAAGCTCGCCGGCGAAGACCCGTCGCTGCGCCTCAAGACGGACCAGGAGACCGGCCAGACCATTCTCTCCGGAATGGGCGAGCTGCATCTGGAAATCATCATCGACCGTCTGAAGCGTGAATATGGCGTGGACGCCAATATCGGCGCCCCGCAGGTCGCGTATCGCGAGACGATCTCCAAGTCGCACACCGAGACCTATACCCACAAGAAGCAGTCGGGCGGTTCGGGCCAATATGCCGAGGTCAAGATCACCTTCGAGCCGCTGGAGCGGAACACGGGCGTGGTCTTCGAAAACAAGGTCGTTGGCGGCACTGTCCCCCGGGAATACATTCCGGCCGTAGAAAAGGGCATTCGCGTCCAGGCCGATACCGGCGTGCTCGCGGGCTTCCAGACCGTCGACTTCAAATACACCCTGATCGACGGCAAGTACCATGACGTCGATTCGTCGGCGCTCGCCTTCGAAATCGCCGCCAAGGCCTGCTTCCGCGATGGCATGAAGAAGGCCGGCCCGATCATTCTGGAACCGATCATGGACGTGGAGGTCACGACCCCCAACGACCACGTTGGTGACGTCGTGGGCGATCTCAATCGGCGCCGCGGCATGATCCAGAACCAGGAAAGCTCGGGGTCCACGGTTATCGTGCGCGCCCATGTGCCGCTGAAGGAGATGTTCGGCTATATCTCCCACCTGCGCAGCATGACGAAGGGCCGCGCGTCCTTCACCATGCAGTTCCATCACTACGATCCCGTGCCGCGCAATGTGGCCGACGAGATCATGGCCAAGAGCGCCTAA
- a CDS encoding potassium transporter Kup, translating into MTGIATPDDRQPNPRPTAAHPEPPGIGVTTALAALGIVFGDLGTSPLYTYQTIVEDIGGHPSAANALGLLSLVVWTLIVTISVKYCGLVMRADNHGEGGILALMSLVTKRGADHSRRGAAVLIAMGLFGAALIYGDGIITPAISVLSALEGVNVATDVLKPFVMPAALVVLLALFAAQTRGTASIGRLFGPIMLIWFLVIAALGLFGILKHPAVITALDPRHGITFLAHHGWRSFIVLGGVFLAITGGEALYADMGSVGRAPIRLSWYCIVLPALLLSYAGQTALLIQSPGLTSNPFFKLAPGWAVIPLVVLATVATIIASQAIITGAFSLTRQAMQLGWFPGLNIRQTSDREYGQIYVPFVNWTMMIGTLALTFGFGSSDRLAGAYGTAVSTTMLLTTALLYNAMRDLWHWPKPLALCVSGGFLIFDLAFFAANLLKLKEGGWLPLLLGIFIFLIMTTWRRGVDAVRARLAEHEMRPADFLANLKEGNIPRVHGAAVFLSRSGIDIPLVLVRHVAEMKALQETVVSLTLVFDEIPRVADEDRARVERIAEGLWRVTVRFGFVEVPSLTVALARAQEHGCPLNLDEAVFFAARDEVIRSKTRPRLAGWRRVIFAFMYRNAVRTPDRFDLPADRFLEVGRQVEL; encoded by the coding sequence ACCAGTCCGCTCTATACCTATCAAACCATCGTCGAGGACATCGGCGGTCATCCCTCGGCCGCCAATGCGCTCGGGCTGCTGTCCCTCGTCGTCTGGACGCTGATCGTCACCATCTCGGTCAAATACTGCGGCCTCGTGATGCGGGCAGACAATCATGGCGAGGGCGGCATCCTCGCCCTCATGTCCCTCGTCACCAAACGCGGCGCGGACCACAGCCGTCGCGGCGCCGCCGTGCTGATCGCCATGGGCCTTTTCGGCGCTGCGTTGATTTATGGAGACGGCATCATCACGCCCGCCATTTCCGTGCTCAGCGCGTTGGAGGGCGTCAACGTCGCCACTGATGTCCTCAAGCCCTTTGTGATGCCGGCGGCGCTCGTCGTTCTGCTGGCGCTGTTCGCGGCACAGACCCGCGGCACTGCCAGCATCGGCCGGCTGTTCGGGCCGATCATGCTCATCTGGTTTCTGGTCATAGCGGCGCTCGGGCTCTTCGGTATCCTCAAACATCCTGCCGTGATCACCGCGCTCGATCCCCGGCACGGCATCACGTTTTTGGCGCATCATGGCTGGCGCAGTTTCATCGTGCTTGGCGGCGTCTTTCTCGCCATCACAGGCGGGGAGGCGCTCTATGCCGATATGGGCAGCGTCGGCCGCGCCCCCATCCGGCTGTCCTGGTATTGCATCGTATTGCCGGCCCTCCTGTTGAGCTATGCCGGGCAGACCGCCCTACTGATCCAGTCGCCGGGCCTCACCAGCAACCCTTTCTTCAAGCTGGCGCCCGGCTGGGCCGTCATTCCATTGGTGGTGCTCGCGACGGTCGCCACCATCATCGCTAGCCAGGCCATCATCACCGGCGCCTTTTCCCTCACCCGACAGGCGATGCAACTCGGCTGGTTTCCAGGCCTGAACATTCGCCAAACCTCGGACCGCGAATACGGTCAGATCTACGTGCCCTTCGTGAATTGGACGATGATGATCGGCACCCTCGCCCTCACCTTCGGCTTTGGGAGTTCGGACCGGCTGGCGGGCGCCTATGGCACCGCCGTCTCGACCACAATGCTGCTCACGACGGCGCTGCTCTACAACGCCATGCGCGACCTCTGGCACTGGCCGAAACCCCTCGCGCTTTGTGTGAGTGGCGGGTTCCTGATCTTCGACCTCGCGTTTTTCGCGGCCAATCTACTCAAGCTGAAGGAGGGCGGCTGGCTGCCGCTTCTCCTTGGCATCTTCATTTTCCTGATCATGACGACCTGGCGACGGGGCGTCGATGCGGTGCGTGCCCGGCTCGCGGAGCATGAAATGCGCCCGGCGGATTTCCTCGCGAACCTCAAAGAGGGCAACATCCCGCGTGTCCACGGCGCCGCCGTGTTTCTCAGCCGCAGCGGTATCGACATTCCCCTCGTGCTGGTGCGCCACGTCGCGGAGATGAAGGCGCTGCAGGAAACGGTGGTGAGCCTCACGCTCGTCTTCGACGAAATTCCCCGCGTGGCGGACGAAGATCGCGCCCGCGTGGAACGCATCGCGGAAGGGCTGTGGCGAGTGACGGTGCGGTTCGGTTTCGTTGAGGTGCCAAGCCTGACGGTGGCCCTCGCTCGTGCGCAAGAACACGGTTGCCCGCTGAACCTTGACGAGGCGGTCTTCTTCGCCGCGCGGGATGAGGTCATCCGCAGCAAGACCCGCCCCCGGCTTGCAGGCTGGCGGCGTGTCATCTTCGCCTTCATGTATCGTAATGCGGTGCGGACGCCGGATCGCTTCGATCTGCCTGCCGACCGGTTCCTGGAGGTCGGTCGGCAAGTGGAACTGTAA